In Primulina eburnea isolate SZY01 chromosome 14, ASM2296580v1, whole genome shotgun sequence, the following proteins share a genomic window:
- the LOC140811692 gene encoding LOW QUALITY PROTEIN: lysophospholipid acyltransferase LPEAT2-like (The sequence of the model RefSeq protein was modified relative to this genomic sequence to represent the inferred CDS: deleted 1 base in 1 codon) translates to MAAADHSLATPLLQSQKSDHQPHVILDIQDPQQSPAPVVFKPRDETRQNPFAFIGANQDYEVPGSSTVDPFRNQTPNIEGLYEWVKIVICLPVAAVRLILFGLCLMVGYVATRLALQGWKDKQNPMPKWRCRLMWVTRFCSRAILFSFGYHWIKRRGKPAPRETAPIVVSNHVSYIDPIFFFYELFPTIVSSESHDSMPFVGTIIRAMQVIYVNRFSRSSRKLAVNEIKRKASSNRFPRLLLFPEGTTTNGRALISFQLGAFIPGFTVQPVRVRYPHVHFDQSWGNITLAKLMFRMFTQFHNFMEVEYLPLVSPLENRKENAMDFAQRTGHVIARALNVVQTSHSYGDTMLFSKAAELKQENPSLYMVEMAWVETTFHLKALEAVASLEIFLSMNPDSSGLVEFHDFLRVLKLKPCSLSEKMFGFIDVKKIGKVSFKQFLLGSAHILKQPLFWHACEFAFTKIETDGNNYISKPEFQDAVSLAIPNLNRDEAHSLFSLFDSDNDGRVSKADFESCLRSKPLLIALFAPILLQRNPLAMDPDLVQEVV, encoded by the exons ATGGCGGCTGCTGACCACTCTCTTGCCACTCCTCTCCTCCAATCCCAGAAGTCCGATCACCAACCGCACGTCATCCTCGACATCCAGGACCCGCAGCAATCCCCTGCTCCAGTCGTTTTTAAGCCGCGTGACGAAACGCGTCAGAACCCGTTTGCTTTCATCGGTGCAAATCAGGATTACGAAGTTCCCGGGTCCAGCACGGTCGACCCGTTTCGGAACCAAACGCCAAACATCGAGGGTTTGTACGAGTGGGTAAAGATCGTGATATGCTTGCCTGTTGCGGCTGTACGGCTTATCTTATTCGGGCTGTGTTTGATGGTGGGATACGTGGCCACACGTTTGGCGCTGCAGGGGTGGAAGGATAAGCAGAATCCCATGCCTAAGTGGCGGTGTCGGCTTATGTGGGTCACCCGTTTTTGTTCTCGCGCAATCTTGTTCTCTTTTGG CTATCATTGGATAAAAAGAAGAGGAAAACCTGCTCCAAGGGAGACAGCTCCTATAGTTGTATCTAATCATGTATCATATATTGACCCGATTTTCTTTTTCTATGAATTATTTCCGACTATAGTATCCTCTGAATCGCATGATTCCATGCCTTTTGTTGGAACCATCATCAGAGCCATGCAG GTGATATATGTTAATAGATTTTCAAGATCCTCCCGGAAGCTTGCTGTAAATGAAATAAAG AGAAAAGCTTCTAGCAATCGATTTCCTCGGCTGCTTTTATTTCCTGAGGGAACAACAACCAATGGAAGAGCTCTAATCTCCTTCCAACTCGGTGCATTCATCCCTGGTTTTACTGTGCAACCAGTCAGAGTCCGTTATCCCCATGTACACTTTGATCAGTCCTG GGGAAATATTACTCTTGCAAAATTAATGTTCAGAATGTTTACACAGTTCCACAATTTCATGGAG GTTGAGTATCTTCCACTAGTGTCACCTCTTGAAAATCGGAAGGAAAATGCTATGGATTTTGCTCAGAGG ACTGGTCATGTCATTGCGAGAGCTCTCAATGTAGTACAGACGTCGCACTCGTATGGTGACACGATGCTTTTTTCGAAGGCTGCAGAGCTGAAGCAG GAAAATCCATCTCTATACATGGTAGAAATGGCGTGGGTGGAAACG ACATTTCATCTAAAAGCCTTGGAAGCTGTGGCCTCTTTGGAGATATTTCTGTCTATGAATCCAGATTCAag CGGACTTGTTGAATTCCATGACTTCCTCAGAGTTCTGAAACTGAAGCCTTGCAGTCTTTCTGAAAag ATGTTTGGATTCATTGATGTGAAGAAGATCGGGAAAGTCAGTTTCAAACAG TTCTTGCTTGGTTCAGCTCATATCTTGAAGCAGCCACTATTCTGGCATGCCTGCGAATTTGCATTTACTAAAATCGAAACAGATGGAAACAACTACATTTCGAAGCCCGAG TTTCAAGATGCTGTTTCACTTGCAATTCCAAACTTGAACCGCGATGAG GCTCATAGCCTTTTTAGTTTGTTCGATTCGGATAATGATGGGAGAGTTAGCAAGGCCGAC TTCGAATCCTGTTTGAGAAGCAAACCATTACTCATAGCCCTTTTTGCACCCATATTATTACAAAGAAATCCATTGGCAATGGATCCAGATTTGGTACAAGAAGTGGTCTGA
- the LOC140812783 gene encoding CRS2-associated factor 1, mitochondrial has translation MLTFLSQLSRRKPPPAITCHHCFSTTTSVSSSKLRSKYNFVSPPSLYPQTPTKTHLQRESNNTNSRPSKTPYRPPSSLELTESPAQSDLPFDFRFSYTESNSKVRPIGLREPKYSPFGPGRLDRVWTGVCAPAIDPKEGSLEKNDELEEKRRGMRERIQGEPLSNTERKALVERFQRHKMKRQINLGRDGLTHNMLSDIHNHWKRTEAVRIKCMGVPTVDMKNVCTQLEDKTFGKIIHRHGGQLVLYRGRHYKCQMRPVVPLMMWKPQEPVYPRLIKTTIDGLSIEETKEMRKRGSSVPALTRLAKNGYYGNLVPMVRDAFLADELVRIDCKGLPTSDYKKIGCKLKDLVPCILVTFEKEQIVIWRGKDYKPTEGGYFLNARELFDDSDDNLTSISNGNESKCAYQDQTDFDSSDSGDE, from the exons ATGTTAACCTTTCTCAGCCAGCTCTCCCGCCGAAAACCTCCACCGGCGATTACTTGCCACCACTGTTTCTCTACAACCACTTCCGTCTCCTCCTCGAAACTTCGATCCAAATACAACTTCGTTTCCCCTCCTTCGCTGTACCCACAAACCCCTACTAAAACCCATCTTCAACGCGAATCCAATAACACTAACTCAAGGCCCTCCAAAACCCCATATCGTCCGCCCTCCTCCCTAGAACTGACCGAATCTCCGGCCCAGTCCGACCTTCCATTCGATTTTCGTTTCAGCTACACAGAGAGTAATTCAAAAGTCAGGCCTATTGGGCTTAGGGAGCCCAAATACTCTCCTTTCGGTCCGGGTCGTTTGGACCGGGTATGGACTGGGGTTTGTGCCCCAGCCATCGATCCGAAAGAGGGTTCTTTAGAGAAAAACGATGAGTTGGAGGAGAAGAGGAGAGGAATGAGAGAGAGAATTCAGGGAGAACCTTTAAGTAATACTGAAAGAAAAGCTCTTGTGGAGAGATTTCAAAGGCATAAAATGAAAAGGCAAATTAATCTag GGAGAGATGGTCTGACACACAACATGTTGAGTGATATTCACAATCACTGGAAACGCACGGAGGCTGTCAGGATAAAGTGTATGGGAGTTCCAACTGTTGACATGAAAAATGTATGCACGCAGTTGGAG gATAAAACATTTGGTAAGATCATCCATAGACATGGTGGTCAACTTGTATTATACAGAGGTAGGCATTACAAGTGCCAAATGAGGCCCGTTGTTCCACTAATGATGTGGAAACCTCAAGAGCCCGTATATCCGAGGCTTATCAAAACTACTATTGATGGCCTGAGCATTGAGGAAACCAAAGAGATGAGGAAAAGAGGATCATCTGTCCCCGCCTTGACTAGACTTG CTAAAAATGGATACTATGGTAATCTTGTACCCATGGTCCGGGACGCTTTTCTTGCCGATGAGCTGGTTCGTATAGACTGTAAAGGCCTACCTACGAGTGACTACAAGAAAATTGGATGCAAACTTAAG GATTTAGTTCCTTGCATTCTGGTTACATTTGAAAAGGAGCAGATAGTGATATGGAGGGGAAAAGATTACAAACCCACAGAGGGTGGTTACTTTCTGAATGCTAGGGAGTTGTTTGATGATTCAGATGACAATTTAACAAGCATTAGCAATGGAAATGAGAGCAAGTGTGCCTATCAAGACCAAACAGATTTTGATTCCAGTGATTCTGGTGACGAGTGA
- the LOC140812979 gene encoding subtilisin-like protease SBT1.1, translating to MISRRSLLILFLAIYVSVLFASALDSETYIVHMDKFKMEALDVSLGAFKRWYEFIIESITVEDEDQQSGAMVPLPQLLYVYQTVVSGFSAKLSKHHLESLRKVDGFLSMTKDELHDLHTTHSPRFLGLREGKGLWSEQNLASDVIIGVVDTGIWPEHVSFSGSGTTPVPARWKGKCEAGTKFTASNCNEKLIGARAFFKAYESIAGRINETTDYRSPRDSQGHGTHTASTAGGNLVKGASLFGLAKGSAAGMRYTAKIASYKACYRSGCASSDILAAIDQAVTDGVDVLSLSLGGIPRPYHSDSLAIAAFGAIRNGVFVSFSAGNSGPFDSTVSNVAPWMMTVAASYMDRVFPTNIRLGDGQVFTGSSLYSGKPTKQLTLVYDKTAGGRGAKFCTSGSLSPNLIKGKIVVCDRGINSRVSKGEQVKMAGGAGMILANIGNQGDELFADPHVLPATSLGASAADAIKKYINSSSKATAMIKFEGSKYTKPAPILAAFSSRGPSLIDPNIIKPDVTGPGVNILAAWPSNISPTQLETDKRRVKFNIVSGTSMSCPHISGLAALLRSFHKDWSPAAIKSALMTTSYVLDSQNAPISDAASRNSTFATPFGFGSGHVNPEKASDPGLIYDISTEDYLMYLCSLNYNSSQIAPFSRGSFACSNHTKPRPRDLNYPSFAVAFTKSARNATAHYKRTVTNVGTPKSRYTVEVTEPKGISINIKPKVLNFKKMGQKLSYKVSFTSVGESDHNYSFGSVVWVSRKYVVRSPIAVTWM from the coding sequence ATGATATCCAGGAGATCATTATTGATCCTATTTCTAGCTATTTACGTGTCAGTGTTATTTGCTTCGGCATTAGACTCAGAAACATACATAGTTCACATGGACAAGTTCAAGATGGAAGCTTTGGACGTGTCTCTAGGCGCTTTCAAAAGATGGTATGAATTTATCATCGAATCCATCACCGTCGAAGATGAAGATCAGCAAAGCGGAGCGATGGTGCCACTTCCTCAACTCCTTTATGTTTACCAGACTGTCGTTTCTGGTTTTTCTGCCAAGCTTTCAAAGCATCATCTCGAGTCTTTAAGAAAGGTCGATGGCTTTCTCTCAATGACTAAAGATGAATTACACGACCTTCATACAACTCATTCGCCACGGTTCCTTGGCCTACGAGAGGGCAAAGGTCTTTGGAGTGAGCAAAATCTCGCTTCTGATGTGATCATCGGTGTAGTCGATACGGGAATTTGGCCTGAACATGTCAGTTTTAGTGGCTCGGGCACGACACCTGTGCCCGCTCGTTGGAAAGGAAAATGTGAGGCTGGCACGAAATTTACTGCTTCAAATTGTAACGAGAAACTTATAGGTGCCCGTGCCTTCTTCAAAGCATATGAGTCCATAGCCGGAAGAATTAATGAGACAACAGATTACCGATCGCCGCGTGATTCTCAAGGCCATGGAACACACACTGCATCAACTGCCGGGGGTAACCTTGTTAAGGGTGCTAGCCTTTTCGGCTTGGCTAAAGGATCAGCTGCCGGTATGAGGTATACAGCAAAAATTGCATCTTACAAAGCTTGCTACAGATCAGGATGTGCGAGTTCTGATATCTTAGCTGCCATAGATCAAGCGGTCACCGACGGGGTAGATGTGCTGTCCCTTTCTTTAGGAGGTATTCCGAGGCCATATCACAGCGATAGCTTGGCTATCGCAGCATTTGGCGCGATCCGCAATGGGGTTTTCGTTTCGTTTTCAGCTGGAAATTCCGGTCCATTTGATTCAACTGTGAGTAACGTTGCGCCATGGATGATGACGGTTGCTGCCAGCTACATGGACCGAGTTTTTCCAACCAATATCCGACTAGGAGACGGCCAGGTTTTCACCGGGTCATCACTGTATTCTGGCAAGCCCACGAAACAATTGACACTCGTATACGACAAAACTGCAGGCGGCCGAGGGGCTAAATTTTGCACCAGTGGCTCCCTATCTCCAAATCTCATTAAAGGAAAGATTGTTGTTTGTGATAGAGGGATCAATAGCAGAGTTTCAAAAGGAGAGCAAGTGAAAATGGCTGGCGGAGCCGGCATGATTCTAGCGAACATCGGAAATCAAGGAGACGAACTTTTTGCTGATCCACATGTCTTGCCAGCCACGTCGTTGGGAGCTTCAGCAGCCGATGCCATCAAAAAGTACATAAACTCGTCATCCAAAGCAACGGCCATGATCAAGTTTGAAGGATCAAAGTACACTAAACCCGCCCCGATTTTGGCAGCATTTTCTTCCCGGGGGCCAAGTTTGATAGACCCCAACATAATCAAGCCGGATGTAACCGGCCCTGGGGTGAACATTTTAGCTGCATGGCCATCAAATATCAGTCCAACGCAGCTTGAAACTGACAAAAGACGAGTGAAATTCAACATAGTCTCAGGCACGTCTATGTCTTGCCCACACATAAGCGGCCTTGCAGCGCTACTCAGATCTTTCCATAAAGATTGGTCACCTGCAGCCATAAAATCAGCCCTAATGACCACTTCTTACGTTCTGGACTCCCAAAACGCACCGATATCAGATGCTGCTTCAAGAAACTCAACATTTGCAACCCCTTTTGGATTCGGTTCTGGTCATGTGAATCCGGAAAAGGCCTCTGATCCGGGGCTAATATACGATATCTCCACAGAAGATTATCTTATGTATCTGTGTAGCCTAAATTACAACTCCTCCCAAATAGCCCCTTTTTCGAGAGGTAGTTTCGCTTgctcaaaccatacaaagcctcgtCCCAGAGACTTAAACTACCCTTCTTTTGCTGTCGCTTTTACCAAGAGTGCTCGAAATGCTACCGCGCATTACAAGAGGACGGTCACTAACGTTGGAACTCCGAAAAGTAGATACACAGTTGAAGTGACTGAACCTAAAGGGATATCCATTAATATTAAGCCTAAGGTTCTGAATTTTAAGAAAATGGGACAAAAACTGAGTTACAAAGTTAGTTTTACTTCAGTCGGTGAAAGTGATCATAACTACTCATTTGGATCTGTAGTTTGGGTTTCAAGAAAATATGTTGTAAGAAGCCCTATCGCAGTTACTTGGATGTAG